A single region of the Prochlorococcus marinus str. MIT 0917 genome encodes:
- a CDS encoding DUF4912 domain-containing protein: MKIGRNLNLKEYLWTSLNKLTNSFTNLAVINLGNGYIKCIWEISSIDNFRIDFSKSRFFAIRLFDITNSRNINNSTCIMKEIQVNKFQSSITFPIPINKGVYYFEFGYRKKNGEWRHLACQDLKLGYRIKKVIHYFNNDDWFDSKICIREDDLSFHEKAYQLSLNSIIGGSENISYEKEMTD, translated from the coding sequence ATGAAAATTGGTCGTAATTTAAATTTGAAAGAATATCTGTGGACTAGTTTAAATAAATTAACTAATAGCTTTACAAATTTAGCAGTTATTAATTTAGGAAATGGATATATTAAATGTATTTGGGAAATTAGTTCGATTGATAACTTTAGAATTGATTTTAGTAAAAGTCGTTTTTTTGCTATTAGATTATTTGATATAACCAATAGTAGAAATATAAATAATTCAACTTGTATTATGAAAGAAATTCAGGTAAATAAATTTCAATCTTCTATTACTTTTCCTATCCCTATAAACAAAGGTGTCTATTATTTTGAGTTTGGTTATCGCAAGAAAAATGGTGAGTGGAGACATCTTGCATGTCAAGATCTGAAATTGGGCTATAGAATAAAAAAAGTAATTCATTATTTTAATAATGATGATTGGTTTGATTCTAAAATATGTATAAGAGAAGATGATCTTAGTTTTCATGAAAAAGCTTATCAACTTTCACTCAATTCAATCATTGGAGGCTCTGAGAATATTTCTTATGAAAAGGAAATGACTGATTAA
- a CDS encoding SDR family oxidoreductase: MSTYLITGANRGIGLELVRQLKDRGEDVIATCRSTSPELNSLSVRVETNVDITSGDSVVRLRDNLNDTRVDVMIQNAGISEFNSLSSLDPGSIVHQFKVNALSPLCCVQTMLSKLNKSAKIALISSRMGSIEDNSSGGSYGYRMSKVALCMAGKSLSVDLKQRGISVAILHPGLVSTRMTGFTSNGIQPKESVKGLIQRIDELTLENSGTFWHSNGEILPW; the protein is encoded by the coding sequence TTGTCTACTTATTTAATTACAGGTGCCAATAGAGGTATCGGTTTAGAACTTGTCCGTCAATTGAAAGATAGAGGAGAAGATGTCATTGCTACTTGTAGATCTACTTCCCCAGAATTGAATTCCTTGTCAGTAAGAGTTGAGACAAATGTTGATATCACTTCAGGAGATTCGGTTGTTAGGCTTAGGGATAATTTAAATGATACTAGAGTTGATGTAATGATTCAAAATGCCGGCATTTCGGAATTTAATTCTCTTTCTAGTTTAGATCCTGGAAGTATCGTTCATCAATTCAAGGTAAATGCCTTAAGCCCTCTTTGTTGTGTGCAAACTATGCTTAGTAAGCTCAATAAATCTGCAAAGATAGCTTTAATAAGTAGTCGTATGGGTTCAATAGAGGATAATAGCTCTGGAGGTTCTTATGGATATAGGATGTCAAAAGTTGCTTTATGTATGGCGGGCAAATCTTTATCGGTGGATTTAAAGCAAAGAGGTATTTCGGTAGCAATTTTACATCCAGGTTTAGTTAGTACTCGAATGACAGGATTTACTTCTAATGGCATTCAGCCTAAAGAATCAGTTAAAGGACTAATTCAAAGAATTGATGAACTTACACTTGAGAACTCAGGAACCTTCTGGCATTCAAATGGTGAGATCTTACCTTGGTAA
- a CDS encoding helix-hairpin-helix domain-containing protein has protein sequence MFIKNILLNTKRNLSTILSIFNKQQEELSDRCENLTSIPGIGTKNCNNFYEAGYMTPESIISASDEELLNIPGVGISFVKKLRKTLGRV, from the coding sequence ATGTTCATTAAAAACATTTTATTAAATACAAAAAGAAATCTTTCAACCATTTTAAGTATTTTCAATAAACAACAAGAAGAACTATCAGATAGATGTGAAAATCTTACATCTATACCAGGCATTGGAACAAAAAATTGTAATAATTTCTATGAAGCTGGATATATGACACCAGAATCAATTATATCTGCATCTGACGAAGAACTTTTAAATATACCCGGAGTTGGTATTAGCTTTGTTAAAAAGTTACGAAAAACATTAGGTAGAGTATAA
- a CDS encoding AAA family ATPase: protein MFITVCGQKGGVAKTCTSIHLASVWSAQGKNVCLVDADRNRSALAYGSRGNLDFNIVPVEAAAKATRFSEIVITDGQASTDEEELKHLAAGSDLVLLPTAPQARSVELTVELASLLKQLNIPHAVLLVKVDFRQRRIANEAREALEKFALTVLQGEIPLLSAFDKAENQGAAVIDAVDDKGRSDPRRMSGWSAYCSIAKQVQCQISKHLLNINKTVEDLQLSA from the coding sequence TTGTTCATAACTGTGTGTGGCCAAAAAGGTGGAGTGGCTAAAACTTGTACCTCAATCCATCTAGCAAGCGTATGGTCTGCTCAAGGGAAAAATGTTTGTTTAGTTGATGCTGATAGAAATCGATCGGCTCTTGCTTATGGATCCAGAGGTAATCTTGATTTTAATATTGTTCCTGTAGAGGCAGCGGCTAAAGCAACGAGATTCTCTGAAATTGTTATCACTGATGGACAAGCAAGTACTGATGAAGAAGAATTGAAACATTTAGCAGCTGGATCTGACCTTGTACTCTTACCTACAGCGCCACAAGCAAGGTCGGTTGAATTAACTGTTGAATTAGCCTCTTTACTAAAACAGTTAAATATTCCTCATGCAGTTTTATTGGTTAAAGTTGATTTCCGCCAAAGGCGAATTGCAAATGAAGCAAGAGAAGCTTTAGAAAAATTTGCCCTAACTGTATTACAAGGTGAAATTCCTTTGCTATCTGCTTTTGATAAAGCAGAAAATCAAGGAGCAGCAGTAATTGATGCTGTAGATGATAAAGGTCGATCCGATCCCAGGCGAATGTCAGGTTGGTCGGCCTATTGTTCCATTGCTAAACAAGTTCAATGCCAGATTTCGAAGCACTTGTTAAACATCAACAAAACAGTCGAAGACCTGCAACTGAGCGCTTGA
- a CDS encoding ABC transporter ATP-binding protein, which yields MIIGTSKTYHLLMRLLKALPVRRRRSLLKLIPVAALTGLVDVIVVGIVSRLFTVFIGQPNQPPLPFQNFIPEDPKTKVISLVFIYIAMNWLASFSKLFLKAAQERLRVAIWKDLSELAQKKLLSQPYEFFLNKKKSDLSSKVLINISRVSEFLVRPILQISSGLCVITFICIAVLFIAKSIALYLIISLLIFYIFISLFVTPFIRHSSRQRIKLEKETNNILTESMRTIIDVHLTSSESYFEKRYQLASQSSFPFIWKAEVLPELPRSLIEPFGITLIFVIGLFPYITGQNDSILIEIVPFLATIAVAALKLTPPLQDSFRALTSMRASIPDLEEILKLIELPSSRLTKRSIGVPTKQGIEPRNNIKLEKLSYKYPNSKEYTLKGINLTIPIGSRIAFVGETGSGKTTTANQLLCLLRPTEGHLLLDGVEVTDTEVPAWQDCCSYVPQSITLLNSNIIENIAYGLDKAIIDNGRVWDALKAAQLAELVSEMPMGLHTSIGDNGIRLSGGQRQRLAIARAFYRQSKLLVLDEATSALDNRTEAEVMDAIEIIGRRCTIITIAHRLSTIERSDCIYEFKDGKIIAFGNYQQLLKQSKTFFNMVEIAKRKHISNI from the coding sequence ATGATTATTGGCACCAGCAAAACATATCATCTATTAATGCGCCTGCTGAAGGCACTACCAGTTAGAAGAAGAAGGTCGCTATTGAAATTAATTCCTGTAGCAGCCTTGACTGGTTTAGTCGATGTGATCGTAGTTGGAATTGTTTCTAGATTGTTTACTGTTTTTATAGGTCAACCTAATCAGCCTCCACTACCATTTCAAAATTTCATACCTGAAGACCCAAAAACAAAAGTTATTAGTCTAGTCTTCATATACATAGCAATGAATTGGCTAGCATCATTTTCAAAATTATTTCTTAAAGCAGCCCAAGAAAGACTTCGAGTAGCAATTTGGAAAGACTTATCGGAACTAGCACAGAAAAAATTACTATCTCAACCATATGAATTCTTCTTAAATAAGAAAAAATCTGATTTATCGTCAAAAGTATTGATCAATATTTCAAGAGTCTCAGAATTCCTAGTAAGACCCATCCTTCAGATTTCTAGTGGTTTATGTGTGATTACATTTATATGCATTGCTGTCCTTTTTATAGCAAAATCTATAGCTCTATATTTAATCATAAGTCTATTAATTTTTTATATATTTATTTCATTATTTGTAACGCCTTTTATCAGGCATTCATCTCGTCAAAGAATCAAATTAGAGAAAGAAACAAATAATATACTCACTGAATCAATGCGGACAATCATAGATGTTCACCTTACCAGCTCAGAATCTTACTTTGAGAAAAGATATCAGTTAGCGAGTCAAAGCTCTTTCCCATTCATTTGGAAAGCTGAAGTTTTACCTGAATTACCTAGATCATTAATTGAACCTTTTGGTATTACATTGATTTTTGTTATTGGTCTTTTTCCATACATAACCGGGCAAAACGATTCAATACTTATTGAGATAGTTCCATTCTTAGCAACAATTGCAGTAGCTGCATTAAAACTAACGCCTCCATTGCAAGATTCATTTAGAGCATTAACTTCTATGCGTGCATCAATACCTGATTTAGAAGAAATACTAAAGTTAATAGAACTTCCTTCTAGTAGGCTAACTAAAAGATCAATAGGCGTTCCTACTAAACAAGGAATTGAACCTAGGAATAATATAAAACTTGAAAAATTGAGTTACAAGTATCCCAACAGTAAAGAATACACTTTAAAGGGGATTAATCTAACTATTCCAATAGGTTCAAGAATAGCTTTTGTAGGAGAAACTGGAAGTGGAAAAACCACCACAGCTAATCAATTGCTATGCCTACTTAGGCCAACAGAAGGACATTTATTATTGGATGGAGTTGAAGTTACTGATACAGAAGTCCCTGCTTGGCAGGATTGTTGTTCTTACGTTCCGCAATCAATTACTTTATTAAATAGCAATATTATTGAAAATATTGCATATGGATTAGATAAAGCAATCATAGATAATGGAAGAGTTTGGGATGCACTTAAGGCGGCTCAATTAGCAGAATTGGTATCAGAAATGCCAATGGGGTTGCATACCTCCATTGGTGATAATGGCATAAGACTATCTGGGGGGCAAAGACAACGACTAGCAATAGCAAGAGCTTTTTACAGGCAATCAAAATTATTAGTTTTAGATGAAGCAACTAGTGCCTTAGATAACCGAACAGAAGCAGAGGTCATGGATGCGATTGAAATTATAGGTAGACGTTGCACAATAATCACTATTGCTCACAGATTATCCACAATTGAAAGATCAGATTGTATATATGAATTTAAAGATGGGAAAATAATTGCCTTTGGCAATTATCAACAACTACTAAAACAATCAAAAACTTTTTTTAATATGGTAGAAATAGCCAAAAGGAAACACATATCAAATATATGA
- a CDS encoding glycosyltransferase family 4 protein has translation MTSIVFNGSYITKKNTGIGVVSKNLLYSLSAHKITTLVPKDIGIKGDIYIPNNLSPGSGLKSHFRRLYWLQNVVPTLMNNTNSEYFLSPLLEAPLFTNVKSIVLAHDLIPIRYPSISFLTLYHLVYIPLILKQSTIILCNSISTANDLNSFYKVPMHKLFPIRLGFNNKKYYPIKKNRQKFFLIIGRHNPHKNLGRVIKAFAYAKINNYKLIFVGPFDKRYTPSLIKLIDEYNLGHLCIWKGWIDDDEKLSLLNECQALIIASLWEGFGLPALEAMACGTPVIASEIGALREVMGNYAYFIDPLDIQSIAFAMNVVVNDKKCFEKAFQEGPSRAQSFNWFDTAKTIEKIIQEID, from the coding sequence ATGACTTCTATAGTTTTTAATGGTAGCTACATAACAAAAAAAAATACAGGTATTGGAGTTGTTTCTAAGAATTTACTATATTCTTTATCAGCCCACAAAATAACTACACTTGTACCAAAAGATATAGGTATAAAAGGTGATATTTACATACCTAATAACTTATCTCCGGGTTCAGGATTGAAAAGCCATTTTAGACGATTGTACTGGCTTCAAAATGTTGTTCCAACATTAATGAATAATACAAATTCTGAATATTTTTTATCACCATTATTGGAAGCACCATTGTTTACCAATGTGAAATCGATTGTTTTGGCACATGATTTAATACCAATTAGGTATCCGTCGATATCATTTTTAACTTTATACCATTTAGTTTATATCCCTTTAATTTTAAAACAATCAACGATAATTTTATGTAATTCTATTTCTACTGCTAATGATTTGAATAGTTTTTATAAGGTGCCTATGCATAAATTATTTCCAATTCGGTTAGGATTTAATAATAAAAAGTATTATCCAATAAAAAAAAATAGACAAAAATTCTTTCTTATTATTGGTAGACATAATCCCCATAAAAATTTAGGAAGGGTTATCAAAGCATTTGCATATGCCAAAATTAATAATTATAAGCTTATTTTTGTAGGCCCTTTTGACAAAAGGTATACACCAAGTCTTATAAAACTAATTGATGAATATAATCTTGGACATTTGTGTATCTGGAAAGGTTGGATTGATGATGATGAAAAATTATCATTATTAAACGAATGTCAAGCGCTTATTATTGCGAGTCTTTGGGAAGGATTTGGCCTTCCAGCTCTTGAGGCAATGGCTTGTGGAACGCCGGTTATCGCTTCTGAAATAGGCGCACTTCGAGAAGTTATGGGAAATTATGCTTATTTTATTGATCCATTAGATATCCAATCCATAGCTTTTGCGATGAATGTAGTCGTAAATGATAAAAAATGCTTCGAAAAAGCTTTTCAAGAAGGCCCATCTCGAGCTCAGTCTTTTAATTGGTTTGATACTGCTAAAACAATAGAGAAAATTATTCAAGAAATCGACTAA
- a CDS encoding DUF3303 domain-containing protein has product MQLYLVDCQFTDTDNQIAAYKQFVKFWENGEMSKQDNFDGFEMLFRVHAPGEGRVVILCNANGDKELFQHFAPWRAQFGIDMEITPVISCQNVVDYHKELFEKMS; this is encoded by the coding sequence ATGCAACTCTATTTGGTTGATTGCCAGTTCACAGATACTGATAACCAAATTGCTGCTTACAAGCAGTTTGTAAAATTTTGGGAAAATGGAGAGATGTCTAAACAAGATAATTTTGATGGATTTGAAATGCTATTTCGTGTTCATGCTCCTGGAGAGGGTCGTGTTGTTATTCTCTGTAATGCAAATGGTGATAAGGAACTTTTCCAACATTTTGCCCCATGGAGAGCTCAGTTTGGCATAGATATGGAAATCACTCCAGTTATAAGCTGTCAAAATGTTGTTGACTATCATAAGGAATTATTCGAAAAAATGTCTTAA
- a CDS encoding PDZ domain-containing protein, whose protein sequence is MKRLLIAPLILALSSPAFAGIPESLKPTKWMKIDEAWIIDTEDVELKGSKFRFYVERRATKDEVGERDYIASYVGKLRLRCSDFSSKIEVRYDNPPFGSYYQGGAWEKIRPDMMAYQLANYFCFLSGVEGYTREGEEEYVGLGIHMSSDQKTGNIVINRVIKDSPAAKSGVMQGDELISIDDWSMKGLGIDKALQLMKGEEGEKVSIVIQRTNELDKIKFSFKREKITIDEPDWVKKIIKTVQSKPVIEERTGRTNCDSPVWRNRPECFDY, encoded by the coding sequence ATGAAACGCTTACTAATTGCACCTCTAATACTCGCTCTTTCTTCACCAGCTTTTGCAGGGATTCCAGAGTCATTAAAACCAACCAAGTGGATGAAAATCGATGAGGCTTGGATTATTGATACTGAGGACGTAGAACTTAAGGGAAGTAAATTCCGTTTTTATGTAGAGAGAAGAGCGACAAAAGATGAGGTAGGTGAAAGGGATTACATAGCTAGTTATGTAGGCAAATTGAGATTGAGATGTAGTGATTTTTCAAGCAAAATTGAAGTTAGATACGACAATCCACCTTTTGGCTCTTACTACCAAGGGGGTGCCTGGGAGAAAATTAGACCTGATATGATGGCTTATCAACTTGCAAATTATTTTTGCTTTTTAAGTGGAGTAGAGGGCTATACAAGGGAAGGTGAAGAAGAATATGTAGGACTAGGGATACACATGTCTTCAGATCAAAAGACTGGAAATATAGTTATTAATCGGGTCATAAAAGATTCTCCAGCAGCTAAATCAGGAGTTATGCAAGGTGATGAGCTCATCTCTATTGATGACTGGTCAATGAAAGGTTTGGGTATTGATAAAGCCCTCCAGTTGATGAAGGGAGAAGAAGGAGAGAAAGTCAGTATCGTTATTCAAAGAACAAATGAATTAGATAAGATCAAGTTCAGTTTTAAAAGAGAGAAGATCACAATTGATGAGCCTGATTGGGTAAAGAAAATAATTAAAACAGTTCAAAGCAAGCCAGTCATAGAGGAAAGAACTGGACGGACAAATTGCGATTCTCCTGTTTGGCGCAATAGACCTGAGTGTTTTGATTACTAA
- a CDS encoding THUMP domain-containing class I SAM-dependent RNA methyltransferase: protein MKLVASISEGLEKEGAKELIELGAESVKASRRHISFEADMACLYRIHLRARLSFRFLREICTFPCHGTHELYRGVQRSLDWENWLQPKQSFRVNVTGFGEGLSHTHFTALQVKNAIIDLQRERWGLRSSIDLKNPDICFHLHLSNYQAVLSVDGTNSSLHKRGYRPAVGIAPIKETLAAGLMRMTEWDGTNNLVDPLCGSGTFLIEAVSMLLGIATGMDRKFLFKNWPDFDTSIWGKELKMAQNITPLNKKLPKIIGCEVDASIASCAIDNVRKAGLENYIEIINRPFQEFKLPPGLGLLICNPPYGKRIGDVNELPDLYTQLGQYCKKEASGWDLWLLNGNPKLSKYLGMKASRRFPVNNGSIDCRWLNYKIK, encoded by the coding sequence ATGAAACTTGTTGCATCTATTTCAGAAGGTCTTGAAAAAGAGGGTGCAAAAGAGTTGATAGAACTTGGAGCTGAATCAGTTAAAGCTTCAAGGAGGCATATCTCATTTGAAGCTGATATGGCTTGTTTATACAGAATACATTTAAGGGCTCGCTTGTCTTTTAGATTTTTAAGAGAGATTTGCACATTTCCTTGTCATGGTACTCATGAACTTTATAGGGGTGTTCAAAGGTCACTTGATTGGGAAAATTGGCTTCAGCCCAAACAAAGTTTTAGAGTAAATGTCACTGGATTTGGAGAAGGATTATCACATACCCATTTCACGGCTTTGCAGGTTAAAAACGCAATAATTGATTTACAAAGAGAACGTTGGGGTTTGCGTTCAAGTATTGATTTGAAAAATCCAGATATTTGTTTTCATTTGCACTTGTCAAATTATCAAGCCGTTTTGAGCGTTGATGGTACTAACTCTAGTCTTCACAAAAGAGGGTACAGACCAGCTGTTGGAATAGCTCCAATTAAGGAGACATTAGCTGCAGGTTTAATGCGAATGACTGAGTGGGATGGAACTAATAATCTGGTCGATCCATTATGCGGTTCTGGAACATTTTTGATTGAAGCAGTGAGCATGTTGCTTGGAATTGCAACTGGTATGGATAGGAAATTTCTGTTTAAGAATTGGCCGGATTTTGATACCTCTATTTGGGGTAAAGAATTAAAAATGGCACAGAACATAACACCTTTAAATAAGAAGTTACCTAAAATAATTGGCTGTGAAGTTGATGCAAGTATTGCTTCCTGTGCCATTGATAACGTTAGGAAAGCGGGCTTAGAAAATTATATAGAAATAATCAATCGTCCTTTTCAAGAATTTAAATTACCTCCTGGATTAGGACTTTTAATTTGTAATCCTCCATATGGAAAAAGAATAGGAGATGTAAATGAACTACCTGATCTTTATACACAATTAGGCCAATATTGCAAAAAAGAAGCCTCTGGATGGGATCTTTGGTTACTTAATGGAAATCCAAAACTTAGTAAATATTTAGGGATGAAAGCAAGTCGACGTTTTCCAGTAAATAACGGTTCAATCGATTGCCGATGGTTGAATTATAAAATTAAATGA
- a CDS encoding phage holin family protein produces MTNSERKKGIGAAARVTALASSVMDLHVRIALQEMDREKRRLISGVIFLATGGVLMLLALLGSELILGYWLRDLLEIDNKATILILVFINLVLAGMSLRIGGYLAKGPYLPETLEGIAKTTRAVLGKN; encoded by the coding sequence ATGACCAACTCAGAACGCAAAAAAGGAATAGGCGCTGCAGCAAGAGTGACTGCATTAGCAAGTTCAGTTATGGATCTCCATGTACGTATTGCTCTGCAAGAAATGGACAGAGAAAAACGCCGGCTAATAAGTGGTGTGATTTTCTTAGCTACTGGAGGCGTATTAATGTTATTGGCCTTACTTGGGTCTGAATTAATTCTGGGATATTGGCTTAGAGACTTGCTTGAAATAGATAACAAAGCAACAATTTTAATTTTAGTATTTATAAATCTTGTATTGGCGGGGATGAGTCTAAGAATTGGAGGATATCTTGCTAAAGGTCCTTACCTTCCAGAAACATTGGAGGGAATTGCAAAAACCACAAGAGCTGTTTTAGGAAAAAATTAA
- a CDS encoding DUF883 family protein, with translation MNSSPSSSSNSVDTEEAISEKAPEQWFNEQFDNLLPKIQERWPDLAKQTLEATKGSLEDLINVISVHSGKNSFGVQEQLEEIFHSATDTTKGLAESLEPLEKQLEELLDELNSTLRPRIEKPVRKRPLLAIGIAAGIGVIFGILLSGGRRN, from the coding sequence GTGAATTCCTCACCATCTTCATCATCAAATTCAGTCGACACTGAAGAAGCTATTTCTGAAAAGGCTCCAGAACAATGGTTCAATGAGCAGTTTGATAATTTATTGCCAAAAATTCAAGAGCGTTGGCCAGATTTAGCGAAACAAACATTAGAAGCAACTAAAGGCAGTCTCGAAGATTTAATCAATGTCATATCTGTGCATTCAGGAAAAAACAGTTTTGGAGTGCAAGAACAACTAGAAGAAATTTTTCATTCAGCAACTGACACAACCAAAGGTCTAGCAGAGTCTTTAGAGCCTCTCGAAAAACAGCTTGAAGAACTTCTAGATGAATTAAACAGTACTCTTAGACCACGAATTGAGAAACCAGTAAGAAAAAGACCTCTTTTAGCCATAGGTATTGCTGCTGGAATTGGAGTCATATTTGGCATACTGCTTAGTGGAGGCAGAAGAAATTAA